A single Deltaproteobacteria bacterium DNA region contains:
- a CDS encoding 4Fe-4S dicluster domain-containing protein yields MIITVASGKGGTGKTTVASSLSLLIPHSVYVDTDVEEPNGHLFLHPEIEETKECLFPVPLINENICTFCGLCARHCAFHALTILKEQKKVLYFPQLCHNCGTCSYVCPVEGALREVFKKKGIIRKGKASFKGNEIDFIDGIMNIGEPSPTPIIKQIKKLIKKDKIAIVDAPPGTGCPMVESIEMADFVVLVTEPTPFGINDLKLAIEVVKHLKKDFGIIINKDRGETVQEFSSLPILLKIPFKRQFAYLYSQGKVLIEDKEGEGLFLSLKKRLGI; encoded by the coding sequence ATGATCATAACTGTTGCCAGTGGAAAAGGGGGCACAGGAAAAACAACTGTTGCCTCTTCTCTTTCTCTTCTTATACCACATTCTGTATATGTAGATACAGATGTAGAGGAACCAAACGGACACTTATTTCTTCACCCAGAGATAGAAGAAACAAAAGAATGTTTATTCCCTGTTCCCTTAATAAATGAAAATATATGCACATTTTGTGGCTTATGTGCGAGACACTGTGCTTTTCATGCTCTAACAATATTAAAAGAACAAAAAAAAGTGCTGTATTTCCCGCAGTTGTGTCACAATTGTGGAACATGCAGTTATGTATGTCCTGTAGAAGGAGCGTTAAGAGAGGTTTTTAAGAAAAAGGGTATTATAAGAAAAGGAAAAGCATCTTTTAAAGGAAATGAAATAGATTTTATAGATGGCATAATGAATATTGGTGAGCCCTCCCCTACTCCCATCATTAAACAGATAAAAAAACTTATCAAAAAAGATAAGATTGCTATTGTGGATGCACCGCCGGGAACAGGTTGTCCCATGGTGGAATCAATAGAGATGGCAGACTTTGTGGTTTTGGTTACAGAACCCACCCCATTTGGCATAAACGATCTAAAACTGGCAATAGAGGTAGTAAAGCACCTAAAAAAGGATTTTGGAATAATAATAAACAAAGATAGAGGAGAAACAGTTCAGGAATTTTCTTCCTTACCTATTCTTCTAAAAATTCCCTTTAAGAGACAATTTGCTTATCTCTATTCGCAGGGCAAGGTATTAATTGAAGACAAAGAAGGAGAGGGATTGTTTCTATCCTTAAAGAAGAGATTGGGGATATGA
- a CDS encoding NifB/NifX family molybdenum-iron cluster-binding protein — protein MKILIPTTKNDLNGEVDLRFARAPYFIIYDTEKKTTEIKENTYKDSARAVGTMVAQYIINEGIKIVVANDMGPNAKMALTEAKIEIKKISGNVKEALSQFK, from the coding sequence ATGAAAATTCTTATACCAACAACGAAAAACGATCTAAACGGAGAGGTAGATTTGCGTTTTGCCCGTGCACCATATTTTATTATCTATGACACGGAGAAAAAAACAACGGAAATAAAGGAAAATACCTACAAGGATAGTGCAAGAGCAGTAGGCACAATGGTTGCTCAATATATAATAAATGAAGGGATAAAAATCGTCGTTGCCAATGATATGGGACCAAATGCAAAAATGGCATTAACTGAAGCAAAGATAGAGATTAAAAAGATTTCCGGAAACGTTAAAGAAGCCCTGTCTCAGTTTAAATGA
- the nadB gene encoding L-aspartate oxidase, translating into MKDFVVIGSGVAGLRAAIEIALEGKEVDIYTKESIDMSNTDKAQGGIAVVLRENDSKESHFQDTIKAGAGLCNEEAVRILVDEGPERVRGLIDWGAKFDRRPDGSLDFTREAAHSINRIVHALGDATGHEVERTLIEMVKELPIKIHGYCSLASILCEKNTAVGIRILKDNKFEDIPARRIIVATGGYGAVYKHTTNPDVTTGDGIGAAFLAGAIVEDMEFVQFHPTCLHIKGVPAFLLSESMRGEGGILINDSGEPFMYRYHELKELAPRDIVARSIIFEMQRRSTKHVYLDMRHLYKDFVKKRFPTIYETCLNYGIDITKKPVPVAPAAHYTMGGIKTDMEGKTNINGLFACGEAACTGVHGANRLASNSILEGLVFGRRAGLAAISYKDKFISNIQYPLPEGNTLQNIEQTTHEFQLAIDEKMGPIRTMKGLEEFLEYAKNLWKDVKDIRNSRQSIELRNMVLIGLLIATSALKRKSSVGAHYCIDTPHLNDKKHISLSYEQLKEFIGEN; encoded by the coding sequence ATGAAAGATTTTGTGGTTATAGGCAGTGGTGTAGCAGGATTGCGCGCCGCTATTGAAATAGCCTTAGAAGGAAAGGAAGTAGATATCTATACGAAAGAAAGTATAGATATGTCCAACACTGACAAAGCACAGGGCGGTATCGCCGTTGTCTTAAGAGAAAATGACAGTAAAGAGTCTCATTTTCAAGATACAATAAAGGCTGGTGCAGGATTATGCAATGAAGAAGCGGTGCGTATCCTGGTAGATGAAGGACCGGAAAGAGTAAGAGGGCTTATAGACTGGGGAGCAAAATTTGATAGAAGGCCGGATGGTTCGTTAGATTTTACTCGTGAAGCTGCTCATTCCATCAATAGGATTGTGCATGCCTTAGGAGATGCGACAGGACACGAAGTAGAAAGAACACTCATTGAAATGGTTAAAGAACTACCGATTAAAATACATGGTTATTGCAGCTTAGCAAGTATTTTATGTGAAAAAAATACAGCAGTAGGCATAAGAATATTAAAAGATAATAAATTTGAGGATATACCTGCCCGTAGAATAATTGTTGCTACTGGCGGTTATGGAGCAGTATATAAACACACCACAAATCCTGATGTGACTACAGGAGATGGTATTGGAGCAGCGTTTCTTGCAGGCGCTATTGTGGAGGATATGGAATTTGTTCAGTTCCATCCCACCTGTTTACACATAAAAGGCGTGCCTGCATTTTTGCTCTCTGAGTCGATGAGAGGGGAGGGGGGGATACTCATAAATGATTCAGGAGAACCATTTATGTATAGGTATCATGAACTTAAAGAACTCGCTCCTCGAGACATTGTTGCCCGCTCAATTATTTTTGAAATGCAAAGAAGGAGCACAAAACATGTATATCTTGATATGAGGCATCTGTATAAAGATTTTGTAAAGAAACGTTTTCCCACCATTTATGAAACCTGTCTAAATTATGGAATAGACATAACTAAAAAACCTGTTCCCGTTGCTCCTGCCGCTCATTATACCATGGGAGGTATAAAAACAGATATGGAAGGAAAAACAAACATCAATGGTCTTTTTGCATGTGGTGAGGCAGCCTGCACCGGGGTGCATGGAGCAAATAGGTTAGCTTCCAATTCTATTTTAGAAGGATTGGTTTTTGGAAGAAGGGCGGGTTTAGCCGCCATTTCTTATAAAGATAAGTTTATTTCCAATATTCAATATCCTTTACCTGAAGGAAATACACTACAAAATATAGAACAAACAACCCATGAATTTCAACTTGCAATAGATGAAAAAATGGGTCCCATAAGAACCATGAAAGGACTGGAAGAATTTTTGGAGTATGCAAAAAACTTATGGAAAGATGTAAAAGATATAAGAAATTCACGTCAAAGCATAGAATTAAGGAACATGGTTCTTATCGGGCTACTTATTGCCACATCGGCATTAAAGAGAAAAAGTAGTGTGGGAGCGCACTATTGTATAGACACACCTCACCTTAATGACAAAAAACACATCTCACTTTCTTATGAACAACTAAAAGAATTTATCGGCGAAAATTAA
- a CDS encoding cation:proton antiporter, translated as MNGYTNVAIIVILSFLLPIISAKLFKCLIPAVAIEIIAGLIIGKSGFGLIEEDRIVSFLSMFGLVYLMFLSGLEIDIKAMGSIRRKNFIYSPLVLAILTFFLTLLVAYPLSIVFINLFSCAKSPFYLALILSTSSVAIVYPLLKSRPDIKGIYKQTILICAIVADFSTLFLVTLFALFKEGKTGIVSFVVIFLLFVIAILASKIITSFSKHRWTMEIFSILKYRPTVQIGVRAALALLFIFLFLAELFGIEAILGAFLAGATVSELSKKEADIMRMKLDAFGYGFFIPLFFIYQGATLTVHTASLDKDILLIMSILFGGFLIKLIATSPLLIRFSFKETLSAGLLLSSRLCLIIAVSIIGLNLGIIDESMHSAIIIFAVLSCIFSPSLFNILQKKKFVPHLARIIIAGGGIVGNDVAKRFKKMQKEVIIIEKDRERCKELDEATVGKVYCGDVKDEALMKRISPRSDDVLLLLTNDDQVNLDIALMLREKYNVHKIFARDNNPKNRNKFEEKNITPLIYTEQLLRSIEKAVSYPSVLGPLAEGENIIQEKTINKLDNKSIEESHLSEVMKIILIKRGEQWLYPHEKMILKKGDIVIFVADEKDEKALQRTDI; from the coding sequence ATGAATGGTTATACTAATGTTGCCATTATTGTAATATTGAGTTTTTTACTTCCTATCATTTCTGCAAAGCTGTTCAAATGTCTTATTCCTGCTGTAGCGATAGAGATTATTGCAGGACTCATTATAGGAAAGAGTGGTTTTGGACTGATTGAGGAAGACAGGATAGTGAGTTTCCTTTCTATGTTTGGTCTTGTTTATCTTATGTTCCTTAGCGGCTTGGAAATAGATATAAAAGCGATGGGGAGTATAAGAAGAAAAAATTTCATCTATTCACCGCTCGTTTTGGCAATTTTAACCTTTTTTCTCACCCTCCTTGTAGCCTATCCCCTTTCTATAGTTTTTATAAATCTATTTTCTTGTGCCAAAAGTCCTTTTTACCTGGCATTGATTTTATCTACCTCTTCCGTTGCCATCGTATATCCTTTGCTTAAATCACGGCCGGACATCAAGGGGATTTATAAACAAACAATCTTGATTTGTGCTATTGTTGCTGATTTTTCTACTCTTTTCCTTGTTACACTATTTGCGCTTTTTAAGGAGGGAAAAACGGGCATTGTCAGCTTTGTTGTAATCTTTCTTCTATTCGTAATAGCAATATTGGCAAGTAAAATAATAACCAGTTTTTCCAAACATAGATGGACAATGGAAATCTTTTCTATTTTAAAATATCGTCCCACGGTGCAGATAGGCGTAAGGGCGGCACTTGCATTGCTTTTTATCTTTCTTTTTTTAGCAGAGCTGTTTGGTATAGAAGCCATTTTGGGTGCGTTTTTAGCAGGAGCAACTGTTTCAGAACTCTCTAAAAAAGAAGCAGATATTATGCGCATGAAATTAGATGCCTTTGGATATGGTTTTTTTATCCCACTTTTCTTCATTTATCAAGGAGCAACTTTAACGGTGCACACTGCTTCATTGGATAAGGATATTTTGTTGATAATGAGTATTCTTTTCGGTGGTTTTTTGATCAAACTCATAGCAACCTCGCCGCTGCTTATACGATTTTCTTTCAAAGAAACACTATCCGCAGGTTTGCTTTTAAGCAGCAGGCTGTGCTTGATTATTGCCGTTTCTATTATTGGATTGAATTTGGGTATAATTGATGAAAGCATGCACTCAGCAATAATTATTTTTGCCGTTCTATCATGTATTTTTTCTCCTTCTTTATTCAATATTCTTCAAAAGAAAAAATTTGTGCCTCATCTTGCAAGAATAATTATAGCAGGAGGGGGTATTGTTGGGAACGATGTTGCGAAAAGATTTAAAAAGATGCAAAAAGAAGTAATTATCATTGAAAAGGATAGAGAAAGATGTAAGGAATTAGATGAGGCAACAGTAGGCAAGGTATATTGTGGTGATGTTAAAGATGAAGCTTTAATGAAGAGAATAAGCCCTCGAAGCGATGATGTATTGCTTCTTTTAACGAATGATGATCAAGTAAATCTGGATATTGCCTTAATGCTGAGGGAAAAATACAATGTGCATAAAATATTTGCCAGAGATAATAATCCAAAAAACAGAAATAAATTCGAGGAAAAGAATATTACTCCCCTCATATATACAGAACAGCTGTTAAGAAGCATAGAAAAAGCTGTTAGTTATCCCTCTGTATTGGGACCTCTTGCCGAGGGAGAAAATATCATTCAAGAAAAGACTATAAATAAACTTGACAATAAATCAATTGAAGAATCACACCTCTCTGAAGTAATGAAAATCATCTTAATAAAAAGGGGAGAGCAATGGCTTTATCCTCATGAAAAGATGATATTGAAGAAAGGGGATATTGTGATATTTGTCGCTGATGAAAAAGATGAAAAAGCTTTACAAAGGACGGATATCTGA
- a CDS encoding RNA-binding protein, giving the protein MQGSKLYVGNLTYSVDNEQLKELFASHGEVKQVNVIEGKGFGFVEMSSPEEAEKAKEALNGTEFSGRTLRIDEARPPRERSSRGSYQRY; this is encoded by the coding sequence ATGCAAGGCAGTAAGCTCTATGTAGGAAATCTTACTTATTCCGTAGATAATGAGCAGTTAAAAGAATTATTCGCCTCTCATGGCGAAGTTAAACAGGTTAATGTAATTGAAGGTAAAGGTTTTGGTTTCGTTGAAATGTCGAGTCCAGAGGAAGCCGAAAAAGCAAAAGAAGCACTAAATGGTACTGAGTTTAGTGGGCGCACCTTAAGGATTGATGAAGCTCGCCCACCAAGGGAAAGATCTAGCAGAGGAAGTTATCAGAGATACTAA